Within the Streptomyces sp. NBC_00554 genome, the region GCGCTGGAAGGGGAAGTACGCCACTCCCTCGCCGTTCTCCCGCACGACGGCGATCCGCACGCCGCGCCGGCAGCGGCCCACCGCGAGTGCGAACTCAGGGGACAGGAACGGGTTCGCCAGCTCGGGCGAGCCGTTCAGATGGGCCTTCGACTGCAGGGCGGTCCACGCCGCCCGGTCGGTGGCTGTCAGCTCGCCGGGACGGTACACGCTGATGTCCACGTCAGGAGGCCCGCCTACTCGAGGTACGGCCACGCAGGCGTCGTACCAGTACCAGCAGGAGCATGAGGGTGCTGAGCGCGGTGACGGCTGCGATCCCACCGGGCATCGACCACTGGTGCAGGGCCAGCATGCCCTGGGCCACCAGCATGTTGACGGCGCCCCCTCCGGCGACCGACGCCAGGACGCGGCCGAACGGTTCAAGGCCGCGCAGCGCGGCCGCGATGGCGGCCGACGGCGCGGCGAGCAGGAAGAACAGCGTGAAAGGGCCGCGCAGCGGTGAGTCCGCGTCGGCGAACGCAAGAATCGCGCCGACGGCTCCCACGACCGTCGCGGCACCGGCGAGCAGCGGCAGCAGGTCCCTCCCCGGACCCTGCCCCGTCTCCTTCGTGGTGTCCGTGGTGCCTGATGAAGGTGTCTTCATACGTATGGTCTGCATTGGCGACTTTGCCCCCCGAAGCGCCGGATGCCGGGCTTCAATGTCGCGCAGCGTACGCGTGGCCGTCAAGATGCGGAAGCCGTTGGCGAGACTCACTCCGGTCCTCAGACAACGGTTCCCCGGAGGCGCCGGCTGCCTCCGGGGAACTGCCGCTCAGGTCAAGCGAGTTGGGGCGTTACGGGACGAGCTTCAGGAGCTTGTTCGGCGAGCCGGTGCCCGGGCTGGTGACCACGTTGGAGGTGGCACCGGCGACCAGGGCCGCGGAGACCTGCGCCGGGGTGGCCGAGGTGTGGCTCGCGAGGTAGATCGCCGCCGCGCCCGCGACGTGCGGCGTGGCCATCGACGTACCCGAGAGCGTGGCGGTGGCGGTGTCGCTGGTGTTGTAACCGGCGACGATCGAGGAACCGGGGGCGAAGATGTCCAGGACCGAGCCGTAGTTGGAGTAGCTGGCCCTGGCGTCCGTGCTGGTGGTGGCGCCGACCGTGATCGCTGTGGCGACCCGGGCGGGGGAGTACGAGGAGGCGTTGGCGTTGCTGTTGCCCGCCGCGATCGCGTAGGTCACGCCGCTCGCGATGGAGTTCGAGACGGCCGTGTCCAGTGTGGTGGAGGCGGATCCGCCGAGCGACATGTTGGCGACCGACGGGGTGGTGTGGTTCGCGGTCACCCAGTTGATGCCCGCGATGACGCCCGCGGTGGTGCCGGAGCCGGCGTTGTCGAGCACGCGGACAGCCACGATGTTCGCCTTCTTGGCGACACCGTAGGTGGAGCCCGCGATGGTGGTGGCCACATGGGTGCCGTGGCCGTTGCCGTCCTGCGCGACGCTGTCGCCCTCGACGGCGTCGTAGCCGTAGGTGGCGCGCCCGGAGATCTGGGTGTGCGTGATGCGGACGCCGGTGTCGATGACGTACGCGGTCACGCCGGTGCCCGCGGTGTCCGGGTAGGTGTAGGTGGTGGAGAGCGGCAGCGCCGCCTGGTCGATGCGGTCCAGGCCCCAGGGGGCGCTGGTCTGCGTGGTGTCGGTGAGGTGGACCGTCTGGTTCTGCTCGACCGTGGCGACCGACGGGTCGGCGGCGAGTCTCGCGGCCTCGTCCGCCGAGAGGGTGGCCGTGTAGCCGTTCAGCGCGGCGCCGAACGTCTTCTTCACCGTGCCGCCGTACTCGTTGATCAGCTCTTTGCCCTCGCTCGAAGAGGCCTTGAATCCGGCCGCCTTCTTGAGCGTGATGATGTAGCTGTCCTTGACGGCCGTGGGGGAGCCGGCGGCGAGCACCGTGCCCTTGGCCGGTGCGGCCTGGGCGGGGAGCGCGGTGAGTCCGCCTACAAGGGCTGCGGTCGCCACGGAGGTTATCGCGGCGATCCGGATCTTCTTGCTACGCAGTTGTGCCATTACGAGGGAGTCCTCCTCGGGCAGCGGCGCCTGGGTGGGGCGCGCGCGTGTGGGGGTGCGCGGAGATCGGGCGCACAGCCCGGAGTGTCGCGTTCCACCCCGGGTCGAGGTAAAGACTCGGTGATCTCCCCTTGCGACTCAAGGGAGTTGACCTCTTGTCACGACTCTGTCATGAGCACGTAATCAAACTCATGGTGAACACACAGGGTAGGGACCGGAAAGGCCCCGAAAGTCTTGGCATGGACACTTCCTGTCAACACGCGTAGCTGGTACGAAAGTTGTGGCAGAGATCCTGCTAAAGGGAGGTTCCATGAGACGTTCCCGAATTACGGCATACGTGACCTCACTCCTCCTCGCCGTCGGCTTCGCCCTTACCGGGGCAGCGGCGGCGCAGGCGTCCTCAACCCTTGCGGCCACCGGCTATGTGGCCCTCGGTGACTCCTACTCCTCCGGCGTCGGCGCGGGCAGCTACATCAGCTCCAGCGGCGACTGCAAGCGCAGCACGAAGGCCTACCCCTACCTCTGGGCGGCCGCGCATTCACCCTCGTCGTTCAACTTCACCGCTTGCTCGGGCGCTCGTACGGGTGATGTCGTCGCCAACCAGCTGACCCCCCTCAACTCCTCCACCGGCCTTGTCTCCCTCAGCATCGGCGGCAACGACGCGGGCTTCGCCGACGTCATGACGACGTGCGTGCTCCAGTCCGAGAGCAACTGCCTCGCACGCATCGC harbors:
- a CDS encoding S8 family peptidase; the protein is MAQLRSKKIRIAAITSVATAALVGGLTALPAQAAPAKGTVLAAGSPTAVKDSYIITLKKAAGFKASSSEGKELINEYGGTVKKTFGAALNGYTATLSADEAARLAADPSVATVEQNQTVHLTDTTQTSAPWGLDRIDQAALPLSTTYTYPDTAGTGVTAYVIDTGVRITHTQISGRATYGYDAVEGDSVAQDGNGHGTHVATTIAGSTYGVAKKANIVAVRVLDNAGSGTTAGVIAGINWVTANHTTPSVANMSLGGSASTTLDTAVSNSIASGVTYAIAAGNSNANASSYSPARVATAITVGATTSTDARASYSNYGSVLDIFAPGSSIVAGYNTSDTATATLSGTSMATPHVAGAAAIYLASHTSATPAQVSAALVAGATSNVVTSPGTGSPNKLLKLVP
- a CDS encoding SGNH/GDSL hydrolase family protein, which codes for MRRSRITAYVTSLLLAVGFALTGAAAAQASSTLAATGYVALGDSYSSGVGAGSYISSSGDCKRSTKAYPYLWAAAHSPSSFNFTACSGARTGDVVANQLTPLNSSTGLVSLSIGGNDAGFADVMTTCVLQSESNCLARIATAKAYVDSTLPGKLDTVYSAISAKAPSAHVVVLGYPRFYKLNGSCLTGLSEAERAAINGAADYLDSVIAKRAANHGFTFGDVRGTFTGHEICSGSAWLHSVNWLNIGESYHPTAAGQSGGYLPVFTAVA